The sequence CAATTCTATTCGCCATTAGTGCGTTTAATTATAGCCTCTGTGATCTTATATTGAAATCCAATGAGAGATTCAAGCATATCTTTGAAGACGATCAATTCCGACATGACGATGATCAGGCTTTATATAAAGAAGATCAATGGCTATCAGAATGGATCGTGATTACAATGATTAGCGGAAACTTCTTCTACAACGGATTTCATCTTACTGAAGAAGAAGCCTCTAAATGGTTGAAGATTAATTAAAATACCATTAATCAGATTAGTCTTCTCCGTTTTTCTTGGTTACAATGTACAATGATGAAACATGAGGGTATGTTTATCAACCACTTCTGTCATGTAACAACCCaaacctcaatttgaatgaggtaATTTAATAAAATTTTCTAGGGGTTTTCCGAAGCCCTATTTccatcaaaaaacaaaaatagagGGACGGAGGGATTATCACATTATGATGCACACAATCTAGTCGAATCTGACACCAAAGCCCGGCTAGGAAGGCCCCTAATTAAAATGTTCCTGAACTCGAAGTCAAAACTGCAAATGTTCCTTCAGATAGGCGGCAGCCACCAAAAAGGAATAGATCGCACCTAATCGATGGTTCGTACCGACTCCGGCTCttatagttttattttatttttgtttcctgATAAAATTCCGAATTGAATGACTGCGAAATAACCGGAGTTGAAACATGGGATTCCTTTCCACTCTCATTTCTCTCCAATTTCCTCCTCGGATGTGGTGCGTTTGAAATCACGATCATATGGTTGGCGCCAATTCTCTCTCGATGAACGTTAATTTTGGGGCCAAAGAGATCTCAGTCAATCGTTCTCTATTCCTTCGAATTCAAGCGAATTTCAGAACCATTTCTTtctgcaaattagggttttgtcttaAACTTCGTGAACCAGAACCCAAAAAATTATTGGTTGATTGCAGTGAAAGGAAGATGTGTTTACCGCGACTAGTCAGTGTTGGATGTTTTACTGATGGATTGAGTGAAGAAATTTGGGATTCAGAGACTTTTGATGAGCCTCAAAATGATTTTCCTGTTCATCTTGTTGTTATGGTTAATGGCATTATTGGAAGGTAGATTTCTTATCCttgttaattttctattttttttacttAGATTTGGAGAGTATTTATCATGTGAATAAGTGTCAAGTGAGTTATATTTAAGTTAGGTTTGGTACTAAATAAGGTATTTAATGCTAAGAATAACATTTGAAAGTAGTGCTAAGAGCGAGATTTTTGATGAGTATTTATCAGCTTCTTCTTTTTTAAGATATATATCTCTGCATCTGAAGTCGGCTTGCGATTTTATCTAATTTATTCTTTCAGATGGATATATTCGAAACTTTGAATATTGAATTCAAATGATAAATTAGTAACTGATTGGTGTGATATTATGAACCAAGTAAACAACCAATGTTTAATGTCAACAATAAATTTGAATGGAAAATTTGAGCTTTATAGTGTGTTTTGGATTTGGATGAATATATTTTGGAAGTAACATTTTGCGGAGAATTTCTAACTGCACATCCGTTTCAGTGTTCTGAATTGTTACAATTTGCTTGTTTTCAGTGCTGCAGATTGGAGATATGCAGCGGAGCAGTTTGTTAAGAAGCTCCCGGATAAAGTCATTGTGCACCGTGAGTGTTCTTTTTATTTACGAGAAGACACACATTTGTATATTCTTGAGAAATTTGAGCTTGACTCCTGAAAATTGATTGAATAGTTTGATTTTCATGTtttaaacaattgaatcataatgaGCTGAATGTAGCACTTAAACATGTCTTTAATGTCATATAGCATGGAATTTAACCGTGAACTGCCTAATAATGCTAGGGCTAAGTGTCAGAAAACTCAACGACACCAGTTTTTCGGAAAACTTAGAAGCAGGCCTTCTTTTCTTCTTGTAATATTTACATTCCTCAAAACTCTGGAGCTGATGTAGATTAATAAGTGTCACCAGGATTTGATCTATGCTGTTAAGTCTTTCAAGTACAATAGACCTATTCTGTCTGTGCCCTTAAATTTGGTTTGATCGTGGTTTGAAATCTAAATACTCAAGATCGTCTTTGGCATCATCCAGGCAAGATTGTGCTTTGCTGTTTCATTAGTGTAACCTTGGGGTAGACACTTAGGTTTTGTTTTGTGGAAGTTCAACTTTATGTTCTTCTCATAGTGATTCAGGAGCTCACATGGCATTTCTCTAGGAAAATAAGACTTTATTCTCGCCTTGACATTTATCTTCTCTTTTTAACTTTATCCTTAAGAATATATATCAAGTGAGTTTACTTTCTAATGTTTTTCTTCCCTTTCTACCATATCTTTTGCTGCTCTAGATATCAAATGCaatcctttctttctttctttctttctttctttcttttttgtcttttgtccttttttgttttctgtttttgactTCTCATCTTAATGTTTGGAACATGCTCTTGAAGTTTATTCCATTTCCTGATTGCAccatcaatttcatcatcttaTCTGTCGTTTGTCTATTATTGTTTTTTTAGATCATAATCTACAGTATTATGCGGAGGTAGCACAAGACTCGAAATTATGATTCGAGTTCTATGATTTCATGTTTTTCAGTACCCATATATCTATGAACAACCGCAAAGATTTTTTTGACATGATCTTTTTCGAGCAGGCAGTGAATGCAACTCAGCTCGGTTAACTTTTGATGGTGTCGACTTGATGGGTGAAAGGTTAGCTGAAGAGGTAGTCTACATTCCTTAGATTTTTTGCAGTTTGAGTTCCTTTATTTCTACATATCACGCACTAAAAATCTAAACTaataggaagaaaaagaaaaaggttgCTTGGTTTGAATAAGAATTTCACATCAACCATGCTTTTTTAACAATGTAGGTGATGTCAGTTGTTAGATGTAGGCCTGGGTTGCGAAAGATCTCCTTTGTAGCCCATTCATTGGGTGGCCTGATAGCAAGGTACGCTATCGGAAGGCTATTCACTTATTTTCCTGATACAGATTCCACATTGAGCTCAGGGAAAAGTTTAGtagaaaaaaacacaaaatttgtAGATGTCTTGGAGCAACCTTATCAAGGTAGAATTGCTGGACTGAAACCCTTGAATTTTATAACATTTGCAACACCTCATTTGGGTTCAAGAGGACACAAACAGGTAacgataagatttttttttactagTATTAGCTTTGAAGATTAGCTGAGATTTACTAAATTAAAATGGATCTATACTTTGTCCAGAAAAAAGTTTTACATGTCATATAAGCTCATTTTTTGTTccactggaaaaaaaaaatccagctACCTTTCCTCTTTGGCCTTCCGTTTTTGGAGAAAAGAGTATCTCAAGCTGCACATTGGATTGTTGGAAAGACTGGCAAACATCTCTTCCTGACTGATAACAATGATGACGGCCTCCCTCTACTTCTTCAGATGGTTAATGACTGTGATGACTTAAAGTTCATGTAAGTATTGGTGTCTTTATTATCTTCATGGTTCTGTGTGTGATAGGATGATGTAGCTTTCATCCGGTGGTCTGTGCAAACCATTGAGTTGCACTTACCTTTTATTAATTTTTCTAACTTGCATCATTAACTCTATTCGTTGTGCAGTTCAGCTTTACGCTCTTTCAAGCGTCGTGTGGCTTATGCCAATGCAAACTATGATCGTATCCTTTTGAGAACATCCTTAAGATGGAATAAAATTCTAACTGTGTAATCTACAAATTAATTGGCATTGGCATCTTTAACTGATAGCGAGATATGGTTGGGTGGAGAACATCTTCGATTCGCCGTCAACATGAATTACCACAGGTTTGTGTGGTTTATCTATGACACATTTTTCAAATGTTTCTATTGGGAGTTAA comes from Papaver somniferum cultivar HN1 chromosome 7, ASM357369v1, whole genome shotgun sequence and encodes:
- the LOC113297730 gene encoding uncharacterized protein LOC113297730; this translates as MVGANSLSMNVNFGAKEISVNRSLFLRIQANFRTISFCKLGFCLKLREPEPKKLLVDCSERKMCLPRLVSVGCFTDGLSEEIWDSETFDEPQNDFPVHLVVMVNGIIGSAADWRYAAEQFVKKLPDKVIVHRSECNSARLTFDGVDLMGERLAEEVMSVVRCRPGLRKISFVAHSLGGLIARYAIGRLFTYFPDTDSTLSSGKSLVEKNTKFVDVLEQPYQGRIAGLKPLNFITFATPHLGSRGHKQLPFLFGLPFLEKRVSQAAHWIVGKTGKHLFLTDNNDDGLPLLLQMVNDCDDLKFISALRSFKRRVAYANANYDHMVGWRTSSIRRQHELPQSNLLLKYDKYPHIVYIEREQAIDLHKEATAYVKGQTIELEEKMIRGLTQVSWERVDVSFHESRQKYVAHSTINVKRYWINSDGADVVFHMIDNFLV